A stretch of the Equus caballus isolate H_3958 breed thoroughbred chromosome X, TB-T2T, whole genome shotgun sequence genome encodes the following:
- the ZNF630 gene encoding LOW QUALITY PROTEIN: zinc finger protein 630 (The sequence of the model RefSeq protein was modified relative to this genomic sequence to represent the inferred CDS: inserted 2 bases in 1 codon), with translation MLSPFVQTGSQARLEKELLGPESRAREPVTFEDVTVDFTQEEWQQLYPAQRTLHREVMLEVYSHLVSVGYSGIKPDVIFKLQHGEDSWIIESELSRSNSDRDKSLDSSQQTISGELSFQKEISERAPKDTSLCSVLKVWHIDGQIDRYQGRQDRVLRQITVISHETLTKKRSPKYNTFGKIFSGCIDFDHSSKKLHNFDSCEKNLKSNLDSLACNRSYARKSPIDRSGYGRPPSYSAFCSVPEKIHSGMKLCEHSQCEKVLNHKQTHIQYEKLQAGEKPNFCSVCGKGFHKKSQLIIHQRIHTGEKPYVCGDCGKAFSEKSHLTVHQRIHTGEKPYECAECGRAFSQKSPFIVHQRVHTGEKPYECFECQKTFSQKSHLTIHQRVHIRKKPFECSECGKAFCEKSHLSIHQITHTGEKPYECTECGKTFPRKTQLIIHQRTHTGEKPYKCNECGKTFCQQSHLVGHQRIHTGEKPYVCTDCGKAFSQKSHLTGHQRLHTGEKPYICTECGKAFSQKSPLIIHQRIHTGEKPYECSECGKTFSQKSPLIIHQRIHTGEKPYACTECGRAFSLRSHLIIHQRAHTGEKPYEYSKCGKAFCEKSPLVVHQRSLTREKSPECAEYGMNFSRKSQMITYQRTYTEEKPSKCSDCGKVFCQHIYLTGHQNXHIGQKPYICTDCENIFSQK, from the exons ATGTTGAGCCCATTTGTGCAAACGGGGAGCCAAGCTCGGCTTGAGAAGGAGCTTTTGGGTCCTGAGAGCAGAGCCAGG GAACCAGTGACATTTGAGGATGTGACTGTGGACTTCACCCAGGAAGAGTGGCAGCAGCTGTATCCTGCTCAGAGGACCCTGCACAGGGAGGTGATGCTGGAGGTTTATAGCCACTTGGTCTCTGTGG GGTATTCGGGTATAAAACCAGATGTAATCTTCAAGTTGCAACATGGAGAGGACTCGTGGATCATAGAGAGTGAGTTGTCAAGGTCCAACTCAG ACAGGGACAAAAGCCTTGACTCTTCCCAGCAGACCATTTCTGGAGAACTTTCATTTCAAAAGGAGATATCGGAAAGAGCCCCAAAGGATACTTCATTGTGCTCTGTCTTAAAAGTCTGGCATATTGATGGTCAAATAGATAGATATCAAGGAAGACAAGACAGAGTTTTGAGGCAGATCACAGTCATCAGTCATGAAACATTGACAAAAAAGAGAAGCCCCAAATATaatacatttggaaaaatattcagtGGATGCATAGACTTTGATCATTCAAGTAAAAAACTCCATAATTTTGATTCATGTGAAAAGAACTTGAAATCTAATTTAGACTCACTGGCTTGTAATAGGAGCTATGCAAGAAAGAGCCCCATTGACAGATCAGGATATGGGAGGCCACCTAGCTATAGTGCTTTTTGTTCTGTGCCTGAGAAAATTCACTCTGGAATGAAACTCTGTGAACATAGCCAATGTGAGAAAGTTCTCAATCATAAGCAAACCCATATTCAGTATGAGAAGCTTCAAGCTGGGGAGAAACCCAATTTTTGTAGTGTGTGTGGGAAGGGCTTTCATAAGAAGTCACAGCTTATtatacatcagagaattcatactggagagaaaccgtaTGTATGTGGAGATTGTGGAAAAGCCTTCAGTGAGAAATCACACCTCACCGTGCATCAGAGGATTCATACTggggagaaaccttatgaatgtgcTGAGTGTGGGAGGGCCTTCTCCCAGAAGTCACCCTTCATTGTTCATCAGAGAGTccatactggagagaagccctatgaatgttTTGAGTGCCAAAAAACCTTCTCCCAGAAGTCACATCTTACTATACATCAGAGAGTTCATATCAGGAAGAAGCCTTTtgaatgcagtgaatgtgggaaagccttctgTGAGAAGTCTCACCTTTCTATACACCAAATAACTCATACTGGGGAGAAGCCTTATGAATGTACTGAATGTGGGAAGACTTTCCCTCGGAAAACACAGCTCATCATCCATCAGAGAAcgcatactggagagaaaccctataagtgtaatgaatgtgggaaaaccttTTGCCAGCAGTCCCACCTCGTAGGacatcaaagaattcatacaggagagaaaccttatgtATGTACTGACTGTGGGAAGGCCTTTTCCCAGAAGTCACACCTCACTGGACATCAAAGgcttcatactggagagaaaccttatatATGTAcagaatgtggaaaagccttctcTCAGAAATCACCTCTTATTATACACCAGAGAATTCAtacaggggagaaaccctatgAGTGTAGTGAATGTGGCAAAACCTTCTCCCAGAAATCACCCCTTATTattcatcagagaattcatacaggggagaaaccctatgCATGTACTGAGTGTGGGAGGGCCTTTTCCCTGAGGTCACATCTCATTATACATCAGAGagctcatactggagagaaaccatatgaatACAGCAAATGTGGAAAGGCCTTCTGTGAGAAGTCTCCACTAGTTGTCCATCAGAGAAGCCTTACTAGGGAGAAATCCCCTGAATGTGCTGAGTATGGGATGAACTTTTCCCGGAAATCACAGATGATCACATATCAGAGGACATACACAGAGGAGAAACCCTCCAAATGTAGTGACTGTGGGAAGGTCTTCTGCCAGCATATATACCTCACAGGACATCAGAA CCACATAGGACAGAAACCTTACATATGTACTGATTGTGAGAACATCTTTTCCCAGAAGTAA